TGACGAGGAAGGCCTCGCGCCAGCCGAAATTGGCGATGAGGAATGCCACGAGCGGCAAGGTCATGGCCGAGCCGACGCGGGAGCCGGAGGCCCAGATGCCGGTGGCGAGGCCGCGCTCGGAGCGGCGGAACCACAGGGACGTCACCTTGGCGTTCACGGGGTAGCAGAACGCCTCGCCGATCCCCAGCACCATGCGGCAGGCGATGAGCGACGCGACACCGCCCGCGAAGGCCGTGGCCAGCGTCGCCACCGACATGATCAGCGTGGCGACCGTGTAGGTGAGGCGCGAGCCGAACTTGTCGATCAGCCAGCCGCCCGGCAGCTGCATCAGCACGTAGGACCAGAAGAAGGCCGACAGGATCAGGCCCATCAGGGCCGGATCGATCCCGTACTCCTTCTGGATCATCGGCACGGCGACGCCGAGATTGGCGCGGTCGATGTAGTTGATCGCCACCGCCAGGAAGCACATCAGCACGATGAGCCAGCGCTGCTTCGGCAGTGGAATGGATGTGTGTCCCGTCACGGTCTCGCCCTCCCGTCCTGTCGTGTTCCGGCCGCCGGTCAGGTGCGCGGGGCGTCGTCCATCAGGACCTTGCCCGGGTTCATCAGGCCGGCGGGATCGAGGACCCCCTTGATCGCCCGCATCAGCTCGAGCTCCAGCGGGTCGGTGACGCGGGCGAGGCGGCCCCGGTTGGACAGGCCGATGCCGTGCTCGGCGCTGATCGCGCCGCGCTGCAGCCGCGTCTCGTCGTCGACGATGCCGTTGATGAGCGCCACGAGCCGCTCGGCCTCGCGGCCGTCGGCGATCGCGGCGCGGTCGATCAGCGCGCAGACGTGGATGTTGCCGTCGCCGATATGGCCGTGCATCGCCACGCGGGCCCGGGGCACCGCCTCCTGGATCCGCTTCTCGACGTTGACGGCGAACGCGGCCTGACGGTCCAGCGGCACGGCGCTGTCGTGGGAGACCACGAGCCCGGAGCGCTTGTTGCCCTCCGAGACGCTGTGGCGGACCTTCCAGATCGCCTTGGCCTGCGCCGCGCTCGCGGCGACCAGCGCGTCCGAGATCAGCGCGCGCTCCAGGGCCTCGCCCAGCGCGGCCTCGAGCGGCGTCGCGAGGTCCGTGCCGGCCAGCGTGTCGGTGAGCTCGATGATGAGATACCAGGGCGCGTCGAGGCCGAACGGGATCGCCGTGTCCGGCACGTGGTCGCGGATCGCCTCGATCTGGCTGCGGGACATGATCTCCAGCGAGCCCAGCCGGTCGCCGACATGGGCGCGCAGCAGGCCCATCACCGCCAGCGCCGCATCGACGCCGGGCAGCATGGCCAGGGCCGTGACCGAGACGCGCGGCTTGGCGAAGAGCTTGAGCACGGCGCCCGTGATGACGCCGAGCGTGCCCTCGGCGCCGATGAAGAGCTGCTTCAGGTCGTAGCCGGTGTTGTCCTTCCGCAGGGCGCGCAGGCCGTCGAAGATCCGGCCGTCCGGCAGCACCGCCTCGATGCCGAGGACGAGGTCCCGGGTCGGTCCGTAGCGCAGGACGGCCGTGCCGCCCGCGTTGGTGCCGATGTTGCCGCCGATCTGGCAGGAGCCCTCGGCCCCGAGGCTCAAGGGAAAATAGCGGTCCGCCGCCTCGGCCGCGGCCTGGATGTCGGCCAGGACGCAGCCGGCCTCGACCGTGATGGTGTTGGCGAGCGGGCTCACCGCGCGGATCGCCCGCATCCGGTCGAGGCGGATCACGAGATTGCGGCCCGGCGCCGTCGGCGTGCCGCCGCCGCACAGGCCGGTATTGCCGCCCTGAGGGACGACGGCGACGCCTTCGCGACGCGCGAGGGCGACGACCTGCGACACCTCGGCGACGGTGCCGGGCTTCACCACCGCGTCGGCTTGGCCGTGATAGCGCTCGCGCCAATCGGTGACGTAGGGGGCCAGATCGCCCTCCGGCCCGATCACGTTGCGCGGGCCCACGATGGCGGCCAGGCGATCGACGAAGCCCTCAGCATCACGCATGGCGACCTCCCCCGGGCGCGGAGCGCTGCTCCGGCGTCCAACTTGTTGTAAAGTTGATAGCCAACTACGCGGCGTTGTGGGGGCGGTCAAGAGGATGTGGTCGCCAGATTCGAGACAGCTCCCGGCAGCCCGTCCGCGTCGCAGCGCCGGTATCCACCGGATCAAACGGTTCGCGACGGGCTGTGTCGACGGAGGCTGGCCTTACATGTTTTTACAAGTTGGGTGACTGCGGCGCTGCGATGTGGCAGGCTGCCGGTTCCTCGAAGCGACAGCCGGCCCCGTGGCCGCGCGGGAACGGTCAGCCAGTGACAGCACCCCTAGCCCCGGCGCCGGAGGCGCCGATGCCTCGGCCGACGAGCCTTGTGGATACGGTCTACCGCGCGATCGTCGGCGGTATCGCGGACGGCACGTACGCGCCGAACGACCGTCTGCCGAGCGAGCACGACCTGGCGGGACAATTCGGGGTCTCGCGTCCCGTCGTGCGCTCCGCCCTCGACCGGCTGAGACGCGAGGGCGCCATCGTGTCCCGCCGCGGCGCGGGAAGCTTCGTCCGGGCGGCCGAGGTGAAGCAGAAGCTCGGCTTCGCCCCCGTCGAGAGCATCGCCGACATCCAGCGCTGCTACGAGTTCCGCCTGACCATCGAGCCCGATGCGGCCTTCCACGCCGCCCTGCGGCGGGACGGTCCGGCGCTGCGGGCTATCGAGGCCGCCCTGGACCTGCTCGCGACGGCGACGCGCCAGGAGCAGCACCGGGAGGATGCCGACTTCGCGTTCCATCACGCGATCGCGGAGGCGTCCAACAACCACTATTACGCGGCCTCGCTCCAGGCGCTGCGCTCGCACATCGCCGTCGGCATGAAGATCCACGGCCTCTCGCTGCTCGGGCCGAATTCCGGCCTCAGGGGCGTGTTCGACGAGCACGAGGCGATCTTCCGCGCGCTCCGCGATGGCGAGGCGGAGGCCGCGCGCAGCACGATGGCCGCGCATATACGGACCTCGCGGGACCGCCTGTTCGAGGGGCGGCTGCTCGATCTGTCGCTGTAACGCCAGCCGCTTCAGCGCGGCGGGGCAGGGCGGTCACAGGACGGGGTCGCGCGGCGGAGGTGTTCGGATCCGGCGGGACGGGCACGCGCGTCGGCACGGGCAGGCCCGCTGGCGGCGAGAGCGACGTGGACGCGACCCGCGCCGCACGATCACCTGGGCATTGACGGGTCGCCTCGTGCCAATAGGCCCGGCTTGCAAGCAAAAGCGGCTAATCGGCCAGAAATTAACCAAAGCTTAATTATCTGAGGAGGGCCGGCTCCGGCCGCCTAGCTCCGCGGCGCCGGCCGCGATACGGTTAAGGACCACTTAACGGATCCAAATGAAATGGCGTCTATTACAGGTCTCGCCAAGGATTTGGTGCCTTACCCCGGTCCTGTGCCGCTGCGGCGGCGGCCGGCGCCCGCGCGGCGACCGAGCGAGTCGCGGATCGCTCCGGCCGTATCGCCCGCCGATCCCGGCATCTCCGAGCTCGCTCAGATCGAAGTCGATTTCGAAGCCGGCAGCAACACCCTGTGGGCCTTCATGCGCCCGCACGGGCGCCCGTGCCAGAATCCCGAGATGCTGGCCGACTTCAGCCGGCTGCAGGATGACATCGAGCGCGTCTTCGGCAACGGCGGTCCTGACCTGAACTATTTTGTCTTCGGATCACGATTTCCCGGCGTGTTCAGTCTCGGCGGTGATCTGAACCTGTTCGCGAGCAAGATCCGTGCGGGCGACGAGGCCGCGCTGGTCGGTTACGGCAACGCGTGCGTCGATGTTCTTCACCGCAACATGAACGGTCTGAATCTGCCGATCATCACGATCGGCCTCGTTCAGGGCGACGCGCTGGGCGGGGGGTTCGAGGGCCTGCTCTCGTTCGATGTGATCATCGCCGAGAAGGGCACCAAGTTCGGCTTTCCGGAGATACTCTTCGGGCTCTTTCCCGGTATGGGAGCGTACAGCTTCCTCGCCCGCCGTCTGGGGACCATCAAGGCTCAGGAGATGATTCTCGATGGAAGAACCTACACCGCCGAAGAGATGCACGAACTGGGGATCGTTCACATCCTCGCCGAGCGTGGCCAGGGCGAGGCCGCCGTGCGCGCCTACATCGCCGGCAACCGTCGGCGGCGCAACGGGCAGCAGGCGATCTATCAGGCCGCCCGCGAGGTCAATCGCATATCGTTGGAGGAACTGAGAAAGATCGTTGCGGTCTGGGCGGCCGCCGCGATGAACCTCACGGACAGGGATCTGAGCATCATGGAGCGGCTTGTTCTGGCCCAGGACAAGCTCAGGGGAAAAGCCCAGGCCGCCCAGGCCCGCACGGTGCCGGCACGGGAGCTGTCGGCGTCAACTCGCTAGCTTCGTCAGGGGCTCCGCGGCCGCGAGCATGGTCCGGATCTGTGGCGCGGCGACCGGACGGCTGAAGACGTAGCCCTGGATCAGATCACAGCCCTCCGCGCGGAGGATGGAGAGTTGCGTCTCGGTCTCGACGCCCTCGACGACGATGGCCATCCCGATGCTTCTTCCCATGCCGACGATCGCCCGGATGATCGCGGTCGACTCGGTCTTCCTGTCCAGATCCGACACGAACGACCGGTCGA
This portion of the Methylobacterium sp. NMS14P genome encodes:
- a CDS encoding FAD-binding oxidoreductase, which encodes MRDAEGFVDRLAAIVGPRNVIGPEGDLAPYVTDWRERYHGQADAVVKPGTVAEVSQVVALARREGVAVVPQGGNTGLCGGGTPTAPGRNLVIRLDRMRAIRAVSPLANTITVEAGCVLADIQAAAEAADRYFPLSLGAEGSCQIGGNIGTNAGGTAVLRYGPTRDLVLGIEAVLPDGRIFDGLRALRKDNTGYDLKQLFIGAEGTLGVITGAVLKLFAKPRVSVTALAMLPGVDAALAVMGLLRAHVGDRLGSLEIMSRSQIEAIRDHVPDTAIPFGLDAPWYLIIELTDTLAGTDLATPLEAALGEALERALISDALVAASAAQAKAIWKVRHSVSEGNKRSGLVVSHDSAVPLDRQAAFAVNVEKRIQEAVPRARVAMHGHIGDGNIHVCALIDRAAIADGREAERLVALINGIVDDETRLQRGAISAEHGIGLSNRGRLARVTDPLELELMRAIKGVLDPAGLMNPGKVLMDDAPRT
- a CDS encoding FadR/GntR family transcriptional regulator — translated: MPRPTSLVDTVYRAIVGGIADGTYAPNDRLPSEHDLAGQFGVSRPVVRSALDRLRREGAIVSRRGAGSFVRAAEVKQKLGFAPVESIADIQRCYEFRLTIEPDAAFHAALRRDGPALRAIEAALDLLATATRQEQHREDADFAFHHAIAEASNNHYYAASLQALRSHIAVGMKIHGLSLLGPNSGLRGVFDEHEAIFRALRDGEAEAARSTMAAHIRTSRDRLFEGRLLDLSL
- a CDS encoding crotonase/enoyl-CoA hydratase family protein; translated protein: MASITGLAKDLVPYPGPVPLRRRPAPARRPSESRIAPAVSPADPGISELAQIEVDFEAGSNTLWAFMRPHGRPCQNPEMLADFSRLQDDIERVFGNGGPDLNYFVFGSRFPGVFSLGGDLNLFASKIRAGDEAALVGYGNACVDVLHRNMNGLNLPIITIGLVQGDALGGGFEGLLSFDVIIAEKGTKFGFPEILFGLFPGMGAYSFLARRLGTIKAQEMILDGRTYTAEEMHELGIVHILAERGQGEAAVRAYIAGNRRRRNGQQAIYQAAREVNRISLEELRKIVAVWAAAAMNLTDRDLSIMERLVLAQDKLRGKAQAAQARTVPARELSASTR